One Triticum dicoccoides isolate Atlit2015 ecotype Zavitan chromosome 5B, WEW_v2.0, whole genome shotgun sequence genomic window carries:
- the LOC119305641 gene encoding uncharacterized protein LOC119305641, which translates to MEFEMMSQQGALLKVGLFVLVQALVYLILAQSSSVFSTTKTLGLPPARSLSARRMVALISDLPLLLGGEPSPRAVSVEPSSPVPLAHQKKD; encoded by the coding sequence ATGGAGTTCGAAATGATGAGCCAACAAGGGGCGCTGCTCAAAGTGGGGCTGTTCGTGTTGGTGCAGGCGCTGGTGTACCTCATCCTTGCCCAGTCCTCCTCAGTCTTCTCCACCACCAAGACCCTCGGCCTCCCCCCGGCGCGCTCCCTCAGCGCCCGCCGCATGGTCGCGCTGATCTCCGACCTGCCGCTGCTGCTGGGCGGCGAGCCCTCGCCCCGCGCCGTCTCCGTGGAGCCGTCGTCGCCCGTGCCCCTCGCCCACCAGAAGAAGGATTAG